A DNA window from Burkholderia sp. HI2500 contains the following coding sequences:
- the glcF gene encoding glycolate oxidase subunit GlcF, producing MQTNLADFIRNTPDGDEADAILRKCVHCGFCTATCPTYQLLGDELDGPRGRIYLIKQMVEGAPVTRSTQQHLDRCLTCRSCETTCPSGVQYGRLVEIGRKHVEAQVQRPAQQRLVRRLLASLVPNEALFSPVMRLGQHVRPLLPKRLRDKVPPRTRLLEWPHLTHTRKMLMLGGCVQPSMLPNINIATARVLDALGIETVVSPDAGCCGAIRLHLNYHDEALDDARRNIDAWWPHVEQGVEAIVMNASGCGATVLEYAHLLRDDPAYAEKAQRIVSLTRDISDVLLAFEAELATLARRRAIHTVAYHPPCTLQHGQQSRGKVERLLETLGIDVRLPADSHLCCGSAGTYSLTQPSLSYRLRKQKLLKLQALEPQMIVSGNIGCIAHLQSGTQIPVTHWIQLVEHLLYG from the coding sequence ATGCAAACGAACCTCGCCGATTTCATCCGCAATACGCCCGACGGCGACGAAGCCGACGCGATATTGCGCAAGTGCGTGCATTGCGGGTTCTGCACCGCGACCTGCCCGACCTACCAGTTGCTCGGCGACGAACTCGACGGCCCGCGCGGCCGGATCTACCTGATCAAGCAGATGGTCGAAGGCGCACCTGTCACGCGCAGCACTCAGCAGCACCTCGACCGCTGCCTCACCTGCCGCAGCTGCGAGACGACCTGCCCGTCCGGCGTCCAGTACGGCCGGCTCGTCGAGATCGGCCGCAAGCACGTCGAGGCGCAGGTGCAACGCCCGGCGCAGCAGCGTCTCGTGCGCCGCCTGCTCGCGAGCCTGGTGCCGAACGAGGCGCTGTTCTCGCCGGTGATGCGGCTCGGCCAGCACGTGCGGCCGCTGCTGCCGAAGCGGCTGCGCGACAAGGTGCCGCCGCGCACGCGGCTGCTCGAATGGCCGCACCTCACGCATACGCGCAAGATGCTGATGCTCGGCGGCTGCGTGCAGCCGTCGATGCTGCCGAACATCAACATCGCGACCGCGCGCGTGCTGGACGCGCTCGGCATCGAGACGGTCGTCTCGCCCGACGCAGGCTGCTGCGGCGCGATCCGCCTGCACCTGAACTATCACGACGAAGCGCTCGACGACGCGCGCCGCAACATCGACGCGTGGTGGCCCCATGTCGAACAGGGTGTCGAGGCGATCGTGATGAATGCGTCGGGCTGCGGCGCGACGGTGCTCGAATACGCGCACCTGCTGCGCGACGACCCGGCCTATGCGGAGAAAGCGCAGCGCATCGTGTCGCTCACGCGCGACATCTCCGACGTGCTGCTCGCGTTCGAGGCCGAGCTCGCGACGCTCGCGCGGCGCCGCGCGATCCATACGGTCGCGTACCACCCGCCGTGCACGCTGCAGCACGGCCAGCAGTCGCGCGGCAAGGTCGAACGCCTGCTCGAGACGCTCGGCATCGATGTGCGGCTGCCGGCCGACAGCCATCTGTGCTGCGGGTCGGCCGGCACCTATTCGCTGACGCAGCCGTCGCTGTCGTACCGGTTGCGCAAGCAGAAGCTGCTGAAGCTGCAGGCGCTCGAACCGCAGATGATCGTCTCCGGCAACATCGGCTGCATCGCGCACCTGCAAAGCGGCACGCAGATTCCGGTCACCCACTGGATCCAGCTCGTCGAGCATCTGCTGTACGGCTAG
- the glcE gene encoding glycolate oxidase subunit GlcE, which produces MEEDDIVAGWAERIRAASADGRPLRIRGGGTKDWYGQALEGEILDTRAFQGVVSYDPAELVVTVRAGTPLAQLETVLAECGQMLPFEPPHFGRSATVGGCVAAGLAGPRRATCGAPRDFVLGVTLMNGRGEMLRFGGQVVKNVAGYDVSRLMAGALGTLGLMLDLSLKVLPMPVAEVTLKFEMTATDAVRKLNEWGGHPLPVSASGWRNGTLVLRLSGAEAAVKSAKTLLGGEVVDAVEAERFWAGLREHTDPFFNGIPPGYALWRLALPSITEPMHLPGTQLMEWGGAQRWWITDADAQTVRMSAKQAGGHATLFRAGDAYDRSAGVFTPLPAPMMKIHRGLKAAFDPARIFNRGRLYPDL; this is translated from the coding sequence ATGGAAGAGGACGACATCGTCGCCGGATGGGCCGAGCGTATCCGCGCCGCCAGTGCCGACGGCCGGCCGCTGCGGATTCGCGGCGGCGGCACCAAGGACTGGTACGGCCAGGCGCTCGAGGGCGAGATACTCGACACGCGCGCGTTTCAGGGCGTCGTGTCGTACGACCCGGCCGAACTCGTCGTCACGGTCCGCGCGGGCACGCCGCTCGCGCAGCTTGAAACCGTCCTCGCCGAGTGCGGCCAGATGCTGCCGTTCGAGCCGCCGCACTTCGGCCGCTCGGCCACCGTCGGCGGCTGCGTCGCGGCCGGCCTGGCGGGCCCGCGGCGCGCCACCTGCGGCGCGCCGCGCGATTTCGTGCTCGGCGTCACGCTGATGAACGGCCGCGGCGAAATGCTGCGTTTCGGCGGTCAGGTCGTGAAGAACGTCGCCGGCTACGACGTGTCGCGGCTGATGGCCGGCGCGCTAGGCACGCTCGGGCTGATGCTCGACCTGTCGCTCAAGGTGCTGCCGATGCCCGTCGCCGAAGTCACGCTGAAGTTCGAGATGACCGCGACCGACGCGGTGCGCAAGCTCAACGAATGGGGCGGCCATCCGCTGCCCGTCAGCGCGAGCGGCTGGCGCAACGGCACGCTCGTGCTGCGCCTGTCGGGCGCCGAAGCGGCCGTGAAATCCGCGAAGACGCTGCTCGGCGGCGAAGTCGTCGACGCGGTCGAGGCCGAACGCTTCTGGGCCGGCCTGCGCGAGCATACCGACCCGTTCTTCAACGGCATCCCGCCCGGCTATGCGCTGTGGCGCCTCGCGCTGCCGTCGATCACCGAACCGATGCACCTGCCCGGCACCCAGCTGATGGAATGGGGCGGCGCGCAGCGCTGGTGGATCACCGACGCCGACGCGCAGACCGTGCGAATGAGCGCGAAGCAGGCCGGCGGCCACGCGACGCTGTTCCGTGCGGGCGACGCGTACGACCGCAGCGCGGGCGTGTTCACGCCGCTCCCCGCCCCGATGATGAAAATCCACCGCGGGCTGAAGGCCGCGTTCGACCCCGCGCGCATCTTCAACCGCGGCCGGCTCTACCCCGATCTTTAG
- a CDS encoding FAD-linked oxidase C-terminal domain-containing protein, whose translation MNAPVELSSAARAQRQREVVQALMAVLPTHCLLYRDEDTAPYECDGLSAYRRLPLAVALPETESQVQRIVQICRRMEVPIVPRGAGTSLSGGALPMALGVVLSLARFTRIVEVDPYARTATVQPGVRNLAISEAAAPYGLYYAPDPSSQIACTIGGNVAENSGGVHCLKYGLTVHNVMRVRAVTIDGEIVEFGSLALDMPGLDLLAVMIGSEGMFAIVTEVTVKLIPKPQTAQLVMASFDDVVKGGEAVAAIIASGIIPAGLEMMDKPATQAVESFTHAGYDLDAKAILLCESDGTPEEVAEEIVRMTAVLREHGATRIQVSRNESERLRYWSGRKNAFPAAGRISPDYYCMDGTVPRRAIGPLLARIEQLETRYGLRCINVFHAGDGNMHPLILYNANDPDELHRAEQFGAEILECCVEFGGSVTGEHGVGIEKLNSMCVQFSPQERDAFFAVKRAFDPAGLLNPDKGIPTRARCAEYGRQHVRGGLLPHPDLPRF comes from the coding sequence ATGAACGCTCCCGTCGAACTGTCGAGCGCGGCACGCGCGCAGCGCCAGCGTGAAGTCGTGCAGGCGCTGATGGCCGTGCTGCCGACACACTGCCTGCTGTACCGCGACGAAGACACGGCGCCGTACGAATGCGACGGCCTGTCCGCGTACCGCCGCCTGCCGCTCGCGGTCGCGCTGCCCGAAACGGAATCGCAGGTACAGCGGATCGTGCAGATCTGCCGCCGCATGGAGGTGCCGATCGTGCCGCGCGGCGCGGGCACGAGCCTGTCGGGCGGCGCGCTGCCGATGGCGCTCGGCGTCGTGCTGTCGCTGGCGCGCTTCACGCGCATCGTCGAAGTCGATCCTTACGCCCGCACGGCAACCGTGCAGCCCGGCGTGCGCAACCTTGCGATCTCGGAAGCCGCCGCGCCGTACGGCCTGTATTACGCGCCCGATCCGTCGTCGCAGATCGCGTGCACGATCGGCGGCAACGTCGCGGAGAATTCCGGCGGCGTCCACTGCCTGAAATACGGGCTGACGGTGCACAACGTGATGCGCGTGCGTGCGGTGACGATCGACGGCGAGATCGTCGAATTCGGCTCGCTCGCGCTCGACATGCCGGGCCTCGACCTGCTCGCCGTGATGATCGGCAGCGAAGGGATGTTCGCGATCGTCACCGAGGTCACGGTGAAACTGATCCCGAAGCCGCAAACGGCCCAGCTCGTGATGGCGAGCTTCGACGACGTCGTCAAGGGCGGCGAGGCCGTCGCGGCGATCATCGCGTCGGGGATCATCCCGGCCGGGCTCGAAATGATGGACAAGCCGGCCACGCAGGCCGTCGAGTCCTTCACGCATGCCGGCTACGACCTCGACGCGAAGGCGATCCTGCTGTGCGAATCGGACGGCACGCCGGAGGAAGTCGCGGAAGAGATCGTGCGGATGACGGCCGTGCTGCGCGAGCATGGCGCGACACGCATCCAGGTATCGCGCAACGAGAGCGAGCGGCTGCGCTACTGGTCGGGCCGCAAGAATGCATTCCCGGCCGCCGGCCGTATTTCGCCCGACTATTACTGCATGGACGGCACCGTGCCGCGCCGCGCGATCGGCCCGCTGCTCGCGCGCATCGAGCAGCTCGAAACGCGCTACGGGCTGCGCTGCATCAACGTGTTCCATGCGGGCGACGGCAACATGCATCCGCTGATCCTGTACAACGCGAACGATCCGGACGAACTGCACCGTGCCGAGCAGTTCGGCGCGGAAATCCTCGAATGCTGCGTGGAATTCGGCGGGAGCGTGACGGGCGAGCACGGCGTCGGCATCGAGAAGCTCAATTCGATGTGCGTACAGTTCTCGCCGCAGGAGCGCGATGCGTTCTTCGCGGTCAAGCGCGCGTTCGATCCGGCGGGGCTGCTGAACCCGGACAAGGGCATCCCGACCCGCGCGCGCTGCGCCGAGTACGGTCGCCAGCACGTGCGCGGCGGGCTGCTGCCGCACCCCGACCTGCCGCGCTTCTGA
- a CDS encoding FAD-binding oxidoreductase, whose product MNHPAQPAATRRPLPPAMLDALRAAFGERVSTADAVRAHHGRDESPFDPQLPDAVVFAHSADDVREVVSLCSLYSVPLIPYGAGSSLEGHLLAVRGGVSLDLSEMNRVLSINAEDLTVTVEPGITRKALNEALRDTGLFFPIDPGADASIGGMTATRASGTNAVRYGTMRENVLGLTAVLADGRVVKTGSRARKSSAGYDLTRLFVGSEGTLGVIIEITLRLHPLPEAVSAAICTFPSMGDAVRTVIETIQIGVPIARVEFVDALAVRSINRHSNLTLAEAPTLFFEFHGTEAGVKEQAELVQALAGQNNGQGFEWATRPEDRSRLWAARHNAYFAMLQLKPGCRAVTTDVCVPISQLAACVEETEVDLRASSLPCPIVGHVGDGNFHVAILIDPDKPEEIAEAEHINDRIVERALRLGGTCTGEHGVGLHKMRFLPKEHGDNAIDTMRAIKLALDPRNLMNPGKIFTC is encoded by the coding sequence GTGAATCACCCTGCCCAGCCGGCCGCCACGCGCCGCCCCCTTCCCCCTGCCATGCTCGATGCGCTGCGCGCCGCCTTCGGCGAGCGCGTGTCGACCGCCGACGCCGTCCGCGCCCACCACGGCCGCGACGAATCACCGTTCGACCCGCAGCTACCCGACGCCGTCGTGTTCGCGCACAGCGCGGACGACGTGCGCGAAGTCGTGTCGCTGTGCTCGCTGTACAGCGTCCCGCTGATCCCGTACGGCGCCGGCTCGTCGCTCGAGGGCCATCTGCTCGCGGTGCGCGGCGGCGTCTCGCTCGACCTGTCGGAAATGAACCGCGTGCTGTCGATCAACGCCGAAGACCTGACCGTGACGGTCGAGCCGGGCATCACGCGCAAGGCGCTCAACGAAGCGCTGCGCGACACCGGCCTGTTCTTCCCGATCGACCCGGGCGCCGACGCGAGCATCGGCGGGATGACCGCCACACGCGCGTCGGGCACCAACGCCGTGCGCTACGGCACGATGCGCGAGAACGTGCTCGGCCTGACCGCCGTGCTCGCCGACGGCCGCGTGGTGAAAACCGGCTCGCGCGCCCGCAAGTCGTCGGCCGGCTACGACCTCACGCGCCTGTTCGTCGGCTCCGAAGGCACGCTCGGCGTGATCATCGAGATCACGCTGCGCCTGCATCCGCTGCCCGAAGCCGTATCCGCCGCGATCTGCACGTTCCCGTCGATGGGCGACGCGGTGCGCACCGTGATCGAGACGATCCAGATCGGCGTGCCGATCGCGCGCGTCGAATTCGTCGATGCGCTCGCCGTGCGCTCGATCAACCGCCATTCGAACCTGACGCTCGCCGAAGCGCCGACGCTGTTCTTCGAATTCCACGGCACCGAGGCCGGCGTGAAGGAACAGGCCGAGCTCGTGCAGGCGCTCGCCGGCCAGAACAACGGCCAGGGCTTCGAATGGGCCACCCGCCCCGAGGACCGCAGCCGGCTCTGGGCCGCCCGCCACAACGCGTATTTCGCGATGCTGCAGTTGAAACCCGGCTGCCGCGCGGTGACGACCGACGTGTGCGTGCCGATCTCGCAGCTCGCCGCGTGCGTCGAGGAAACCGAGGTCGACCTGCGCGCGTCGTCGCTGCCCTGCCCGATCGTCGGCCACGTCGGCGACGGCAATTTCCACGTCGCGATCCTGATCGACCCCGACAAGCCCGAGGAAATCGCCGAAGCCGAGCACATCAACGACCGGATCGTCGAACGCGCGCTGCGCCTCGGCGGCACCTGCACGGGCGAGCACGGCGTCGGGCTGCACAAGATGCGCTTCCTGCCGAAGGAGCACGGCGACAACGCGATCGACACGATGCGGGCGATCAAGCTCGCGCTCGATCCGCGCAACCTGATGAATCCGGGCAAGATTTTCACGTGCTGA
- a CDS encoding cob(I)yrinic acid a,c-diamide adenosyltransferase, translating to MGNRLSKIATRTGDDGTTGLGDGRRIGKDDTRIAAIGDVDELNSNLGVLLAETLPDDIRTALVTIQHDLFDLGGELCIPGHTVLDDTHLARLDRWLADYNATLPPLKEFILPAGSRAASLAHVCRTVCRRAERSIVALGRTETLNDAPRRYVNRLSDLLFVLARVLNRTDGGSDVLWERGRVR from the coding sequence ATGGGCAACCGCTTGAGCAAGATCGCCACGCGCACGGGCGACGATGGCACCACCGGGCTCGGCGACGGCCGGCGCATCGGCAAGGACGACACGCGGATCGCCGCGATCGGCGACGTCGACGAACTGAACTCGAACCTCGGCGTGCTGCTCGCCGAAACGCTGCCGGACGACATCCGCACGGCGCTCGTGACGATCCAGCACGACCTGTTCGATCTCGGCGGCGAACTGTGCATACCCGGCCATACCGTGCTCGACGACACGCATCTCGCGCGTCTCGACCGCTGGCTCGCCGACTACAACGCGACGCTGCCGCCGCTGAAGGAATTCATCCTACCGGCCGGCTCGCGCGCGGCGTCGCTCGCGCACGTGTGCCGAACCGTATGCCGCCGCGCGGAGCGCTCGATCGTCGCGCTCGGGCGCACCGAGACGCTCAATGATGCGCCGCGGCGCTACGTGAACCGGCTGTCGGACCTGCTGTTCGTGCTGGCGCGCGTGCTGAACCGCACCGACGGCGGATCGGACGTGCTGTGGGAGCGCGGTCGCGTCCGCTGA
- the hmpA gene encoding NO-inducible flavohemoprotein translates to MTHITADQMARVKATAPVLAVHGATITKHFYQRMFARHPELKNLFNQTHQKTGSQPETLAKAVYAYAANIDNLGALGGAVTKIAHKHASLNIRPEHYPIVGENLLASIVEVLGDAVDAETLEAWRVAYGQLAQILIGVEADLYAGAAWSGFRPFKVERKVRESDEITSFYLTPADGGAAPTFEPGQYITVKRFVGDLGVDQPRQYSLSDAPHGKWLRISVKREAGKPEVIPAGKVSTLMHDGVEEGAIVEGTAPMGEFSLKRGVETPVVLISGGVGITPMMSMASTLIAEGSRREVRFVHACRSGAVHAFRDWLNDTVRDHANVKRTVVYELVGPNDRAGIDHDLEGRLTPERVQQYARVPDADYYICGPIGFMKAQRDALVALGVAPERVNTEIFGSGALE, encoded by the coding sequence ATGACCCACATCACCGCTGACCAGATGGCTCGCGTGAAGGCCACTGCCCCTGTCCTCGCCGTGCACGGCGCGACGATCACGAAGCACTTCTACCAGCGCATGTTCGCGCGCCATCCGGAACTGAAGAACCTGTTCAACCAGACGCACCAGAAGACGGGCAGCCAGCCGGAAACGCTCGCGAAGGCCGTCTACGCGTATGCGGCGAACATCGACAACCTCGGCGCGCTGGGCGGCGCCGTGACCAAGATTGCGCACAAGCACGCGAGCCTGAACATCCGCCCCGAGCATTACCCGATCGTCGGCGAGAACCTGCTCGCGTCGATCGTCGAAGTGCTGGGCGACGCGGTCGATGCCGAGACGCTCGAGGCATGGCGCGTCGCGTACGGCCAGCTCGCGCAGATCCTGATCGGCGTCGAGGCCGACCTGTACGCGGGCGCCGCGTGGAGCGGGTTCCGCCCGTTCAAGGTCGAGCGCAAGGTGCGCGAAAGCGACGAGATCACGTCGTTCTACCTGACGCCGGCCGACGGCGGCGCGGCGCCGACGTTCGAGCCGGGCCAGTACATCACCGTGAAGCGCTTCGTCGGCGACCTCGGCGTCGACCAGCCGCGCCAGTACAGCCTGTCCGACGCGCCGCACGGCAAGTGGCTGCGCATTTCGGTGAAGCGTGAAGCCGGCAAGCCGGAAGTCATTCCGGCCGGCAAGGTGTCGACGCTGATGCACGACGGCGTGGAAGAGGGCGCGATCGTCGAAGGGACCGCGCCGATGGGCGAATTCTCGCTGAAGCGTGGCGTCGAGACGCCGGTGGTGCTGATCTCCGGCGGCGTCGGCATCACGCCGATGATGTCGATGGCGTCGACGCTGATCGCCGAGGGCAGCCGGCGCGAAGTGCGGTTCGTCCACGCTTGCCGGTCGGGCGCGGTGCACGCGTTCCGCGACTGGCTGAACGATACGGTGCGCGACCATGCGAACGTCAAGCGCACGGTGGTGTACGAGCTGGTCGGCCCGAACGATCGCGCCGGCATCGACCACGACCTGGAAGGGCGCCTCACGCCGGAACGCGTGCAGCAGTACGCGCGGGTGCCGGACGCCGACTACTACATCTGCGGCCCGATCGGGTTCATGAAGGCGCAGCGTGACGCGCTCGTCGCGCTGGGCGTCGCGCCGGAACGCGTGAACACCGAGATCTTCGGTTCGGGCGCGCTCGAGTGA
- a CDS encoding type II toxin-antitoxin system VapC family toxin has protein sequence MKLLLDTHIALWAAEGAPQLSATAAALIEHPENTLYVSAASIWEIAIKYRKGNLPVHPRDARSAFRLAGFAELPISSDHVEGVAALPDFPDHADPFDRVMVAQALHEGMPLVSADPKVWRYHATLMLRA, from the coding sequence GTGAAGCTGCTGCTCGATACGCACATCGCACTATGGGCGGCTGAAGGCGCACCTCAACTTTCGGCGACCGCAGCCGCGTTGATCGAGCATCCCGAGAACACGCTGTACGTCAGCGCTGCGTCCATCTGGGAAATCGCGATCAAATACCGCAAAGGCAATCTGCCCGTTCACCCACGTGATGCACGCTCGGCATTTCGGCTCGCCGGTTTTGCGGAGTTACCGATCAGCAGCGATCACGTCGAAGGTGTCGCCGCGTTGCCCGATTTTCCAGATCACGCCGATCCGTTTGACCGCGTGATGGTCGCGCAGGCGCTCCATGAAGGCATGCCGCTCGTCAGTGCTGATCCGAAAGTGTGGCGTTATCACGCGACGCTGATGCTGCGCGCCTGA
- a CDS encoding type II toxin-antitoxin system Phd/YefM family antitoxin, whose amino-acid sequence MPTVNMHDAKSRLSSLVEALELGRESEVVIARNGHPVARIVPYAAPKRIGAARQLLAGLNIPTTVEAFNAGDASIAADFDASLEQGLAP is encoded by the coding sequence ATGCCGACCGTCAACATGCACGATGCCAAGTCGCGGCTCTCAAGCCTCGTCGAAGCGCTTGAATTGGGGCGCGAGTCCGAAGTCGTGATCGCCCGCAATGGTCATCCGGTTGCGCGGATCGTTCCTTACGCGGCGCCGAAGCGAATCGGCGCCGCTCGTCAATTGCTTGCCGGGCTGAACATCCCGACAACCGTCGAGGCATTCAATGCCGGTGACGCATCGATCGCGGCTGACTTCGATGCCAGCTTGGAACAAGGGCTCGCGCCGTGA